One window from the genome of Sphaerotilus microaerophilus encodes:
- a CDS encoding PEP-CTERM sorting domain-containing protein, which translates to MIPPLLVVTAGETGVQVMANRRKLAAIGLLWAAAVVSQAHAADVNMVSSPAGLQAALGGAPLVTETFEDGHADGLVITTFGGSHVVGFQGQNFLRAGVFDASFVQSIGGTGGSAQYLDSVSTSGNQETVWFLGAGRQGVGAEWDLGAWGVGESLRLYAVFSDGEQLISEINPTTLGGHARGYLGFTSSQSFSAVIIRGALGPGANAETYAVDNVAFGNAAPVPEPETAVMWLVGLAGLSGLQRWRAQRRVAVRVDKS; encoded by the coding sequence TTGATTCCGCCGCTTCTCGTTGTTACGGCTGGCGAAACAGGAGTGCAGGTCATGGCAAATCGGAGGAAGCTGGCGGCAATCGGGCTGCTGTGGGCAGCAGCAGTTGTCAGTCAGGCGCATGCAGCTGACGTCAACATGGTGTCCAGCCCAGCGGGGCTGCAAGCCGCGTTGGGTGGCGCTCCACTGGTCACTGAGACTTTCGAGGATGGTCACGCCGATGGGCTGGTGATCACCACGTTTGGCGGATCGCACGTCGTTGGTTTTCAGGGTCAGAACTTCCTGCGTGCAGGGGTCTTTGATGCTTCCTTCGTCCAGTCGATTGGCGGGACAGGTGGTAGCGCTCAGTATCTGGACAGCGTCAGCACTTCCGGCAACCAGGAAACGGTCTGGTTTTTGGGCGCGGGGCGCCAAGGGGTTGGCGCAGAGTGGGATCTGGGGGCCTGGGGCGTTGGCGAGAGCCTGAGGCTGTATGCCGTGTTCTCGGACGGCGAACAACTGATCAGCGAGATCAACCCGACCACCCTGGGCGGCCATGCGCGAGGTTACCTCGGGTTCACGTCAAGTCAGTCTTTCTCGGCGGTGATCATCCGGGGTGCACTGGGCCCGGGGGCGAATGCCGAAACCTATGCGGTCGACAACGTCGCCTTTGGCAATGCCGCGCCGGTTCCCGAGCCCGAGACGGCGGTGATGTGGCTGGTGGGACTGGCTGGCCTGTCAGGGCTGCAGCGCTGGCGCGCGCAGCGTCGAGTGGCGGTGCGCGTCGACAAGTCCTGA
- a CDS encoding leucyl aminopeptidase yields MDAQTLLASANQLQDQVADALILVLPAQREACAAGAVWQGLLDDALAQGDLELKAGRVLYLHRPAGMKAARLVLAVTSDAAAVSVRQMERAVVAAMGALKQGGARSLLVAWGGQQALGPDVAEAVVRAVQGQQYIYRHTKPSAVAPTRIDKLLLACGKAEQAGVREALRRGQALAVGIELARDCANRPGNHFTPTLLAQQAQELASAHDLKIDVLDRKAIEKLGMGAFLAVAKGSDEPPQFIVLQYQGAAKKVAPQVLVGKGITFDSGGISLKPAAEMDEMKFDMGGAASVLGVFRAVAELRPKINLIGLIPTCENLPSGRAVKPGDVVTSLSGQTIEILNTDAEGRLILCDALTYAERFKPAAVVDIATLTGACVIALGHHRSGLFSSDDALAADLLAAGDAAADPAWRLPLDEEYDEALKSHFADMANVGPRAGGVITAAMFLKRYTAKYRWAHLDIAGTAWKSGAAKGATGRPVALLTHWLLKQADQTAQERKRAT; encoded by the coding sequence ATGGACGCTCAAACCCTCCTGGCCAGTGCCAATCAGTTGCAGGATCAGGTTGCCGATGCGCTGATTCTCGTGCTGCCGGCGCAGCGCGAGGCCTGCGCGGCGGGCGCTGTCTGGCAGGGGTTGCTGGACGACGCGCTGGCCCAGGGCGACCTGGAGCTGAAGGCCGGGCGGGTGCTGTATCTGCACCGGCCTGCCGGCATGAAGGCGGCCCGCCTGGTGCTGGCGGTGACCAGCGACGCGGCGGCGGTGTCGGTGCGGCAGATGGAGCGGGCCGTGGTGGCCGCGATGGGCGCCCTCAAGCAGGGTGGCGCCAGGTCGTTGCTGGTGGCCTGGGGCGGCCAGCAGGCGCTGGGGCCGGATGTCGCCGAGGCGGTGGTGCGGGCGGTACAGGGCCAGCAATACATCTACCGCCACACCAAGCCGAGCGCCGTCGCGCCCACGCGCATCGACAAGTTGCTGCTGGCCTGCGGCAAGGCCGAACAGGCCGGCGTGCGCGAGGCGCTGCGCCGCGGCCAGGCGCTGGCGGTCGGTATCGAGCTGGCGCGCGACTGCGCCAACCGCCCGGGCAACCACTTCACGCCGACCCTGCTGGCGCAGCAGGCACAGGAATTGGCCTCGGCACACGACCTGAAGATCGACGTGCTGGACCGCAAGGCGATCGAGAAGCTTGGCATGGGGGCCTTCCTGGCCGTCGCGAAGGGTTCGGACGAGCCGCCGCAGTTCATCGTGCTGCAGTACCAAGGCGCGGCCAAGAAGGTGGCGCCCCAGGTGCTGGTCGGCAAGGGCATCACCTTCGACAGCGGTGGCATCTCGCTCAAGCCTGCGGCCGAGATGGACGAGATGAAGTTCGACATGGGGGGCGCCGCCAGCGTGCTGGGCGTGTTCCGCGCCGTGGCCGAACTCCGGCCGAAGATCAACCTCATCGGACTGATCCCCACCTGCGAGAACCTGCCCAGCGGCCGGGCGGTCAAGCCGGGCGATGTGGTCACGAGCCTGTCGGGCCAGACCATCGAGATCCTCAACACCGACGCCGAGGGGCGGCTCATCCTCTGTGATGCGCTGACCTACGCCGAGCGCTTCAAGCCCGCCGCGGTGGTGGACATCGCCACCCTGACCGGGGCCTGCGTGATCGCCCTGGGTCACCACCGCAGCGGCCTGTTCAGCAGCGATGACGCCCTGGCAGCCGACCTGCTGGCCGCTGGCGACGCCGCGGCCGACCCGGCCTGGCGCCTGCCGCTGGACGAGGAGTATGACGAGGCCCTCAAGAGCCATTTTGCGGACATGGCGAACGTGGGCCCGCGCGCCGGTGGCGTCATCACCGCGGCGATGTTCCTGAAGCGCTACACCGCCAAGTACCGCTGGGCGCATCTGGACATTGCCGGCACCGCATGGAAGAGCGGTGCTGCCAAGGGAGCCACCGGGCGTCCGGTCGCGCTGCTGACCCACTGGCTGCTGAAGCAGGCGGATCAGACGGCGCAGGAACGCAAGCGAGCCACTTGA
- a CDS encoding DNA polymerase III subunit chi: MAFHFNVADRRDYVCRLLRKAWRAGARVVVTGDEHTLDDLNRQLWVFEPLEFLPHWRGVELAGLPARLAATPLLLLDRPSAERGHGVLVNLRQDVPLRYEDFARLIEVVSLAESDRAAARQRWRHYAGAGLGIERHEVGA; the protein is encoded by the coding sequence GTGGCGTTTCATTTCAACGTGGCCGATCGGCGCGACTACGTCTGCCGACTGCTGCGCAAGGCCTGGCGTGCCGGCGCGCGCGTCGTGGTCACGGGCGACGAGCACACGCTGGACGACCTGAATCGTCAGCTCTGGGTGTTCGAGCCGCTGGAGTTCCTGCCGCACTGGCGAGGCGTCGAGCTGGCGGGCCTGCCTGCCCGGCTGGCGGCCACGCCGCTGCTGCTGCTCGATCGGCCGTCGGCCGAACGCGGTCATGGCGTGCTCGTCAACCTGCGCCAGGACGTGCCGCTGCGCTACGAGGACTTCGCACGCCTGATCGAGGTGGTCAGCCTGGCCGAATCGGACCGCGCTGCTGCGCGCCAGCGCTGGCGGCACTACGCCGGGGCGGGCCTGGGCATCGAGCGCCACGAGGTGGGGGCATGA
- a CDS encoding transglutaminase-like cysteine peptidase — translation MLRKPAATSCQVVHTRWTARLVCAKLFQLLVAGLVLVVWLAARSSLAWDPERLTALASRHDPAVQQSVRSLLDTISRAAAMPDESRLEAINQFFNRRIFFREDVEVWGQVDYWASPLETLVRGQGDCEDYAIAKYFSLLASGLQPAKLRLVYVRAVLGPPASPPVAHMVLAYYPVQGAEPLILDNLVPEVLPASRRRDLTPVFSFNTEGLWQGTQGSEAGDPLARLSRWREVVAKVREQGFL, via the coding sequence ATGTTGCGTAAACCGGCTGCGACTTCGTGCCAGGTCGTCCACACCAGGTGGACGGCCCGGCTGGTTTGTGCCAAGTTGTTTCAGTTGTTGGTGGCCGGCTTGGTGTTGGTGGTCTGGCTGGCTGCGCGCTCCTCCCTGGCGTGGGACCCGGAACGTTTGACGGCCCTCGCCAGCCGCCATGACCCTGCGGTCCAGCAATCGGTACGGTCGCTTCTGGATACGATCAGCCGCGCGGCGGCGATGCCTGACGAGTCGCGGTTGGAGGCCATCAACCAGTTTTTCAACCGCCGGATTTTCTTCCGCGAGGATGTCGAGGTCTGGGGTCAGGTGGATTATTGGGCCAGCCCATTGGAGACCCTGGTGCGTGGCCAAGGGGACTGCGAGGACTATGCGATCGCGAAGTACTTCAGCCTGCTTGCCAGCGGCCTCCAGCCAGCGAAACTGCGCCTGGTGTATGTGCGGGCGGTGTTGGGGCCTCCTGCTTCGCCGCCGGTCGCGCACATGGTGCTGGCCTACTATCCAGTCCAGGGGGCAGAGCCGCTGATCTTGGATAACCTCGTGCCCGAGGTGCTGCCAGCATCGCGTCGGCGTGACCTGACACCGGTTTTCAGCTTCAATACCGAAGGATTGTGGCAGGGTACCCAGGGCAGCGAGGCCGGCGATCCGCTGGCCAGATTGTCTCGCTGGCGAGAAGTGGTGGCCAAAGTCCGGGAGCAGGGGTTTTTGTGA
- a CDS encoding branched-chain amino acid ABC transporter substrate-binding protein, producing the protein MLHKFSVVVGAIAFTAVGLASAQEAVVKIGHVGPTSGGIAHLGKDNENGARMAIDELNAKGVTIGGKKVKFELLAEDDAGDPKQGTAAAQKLIDSKVVGVVGHLNSGTSIPAAKIYSDAGVPQVSPSATNPKFTRQGFKTTFRVVADDVHLGGTLGRYAVKDLKGKSIAVVDDRTAYGQGVADEFEKGVKGGGGKVVAREFTNDKATDFTAILTTLKAKKPDVIFFGGMDAVAGPMIRQAKQLGIKAKFMGGDGICTGELPKLAGGAMEDSQVVCAEAGGVEGEQKKGMEDFRTKFKAKFNADVQIYAPYVYDAVNVLVAAMVKANSSEPAKYLPVLAKTSGYKGVTGTISFDEKGDIKNGALTLYTYKGEKREQLAVVR; encoded by the coding sequence ATGCTTCACAAGTTCAGTGTCGTCGTCGGTGCCATCGCCTTCACGGCGGTCGGTTTGGCTTCCGCTCAGGAGGCGGTGGTCAAGATCGGTCATGTGGGCCCGACCAGCGGCGGCATCGCCCACCTGGGCAAGGACAACGAGAACGGCGCCCGCATGGCCATCGATGAACTCAACGCCAAGGGCGTGACGATCGGCGGCAAGAAGGTCAAGTTCGAACTCCTCGCCGAAGACGATGCAGGCGATCCGAAGCAGGGCACCGCTGCGGCCCAGAAGCTGATCGACTCCAAGGTCGTCGGCGTGGTCGGGCATCTGAACTCGGGTACTTCGATCCCGGCGGCCAAGATCTACAGCGACGCCGGCGTGCCGCAAGTGTCGCCGTCGGCCACCAACCCGAAGTTCACCCGCCAGGGTTTCAAGACCACTTTCCGCGTGGTGGCCGATGACGTGCACCTCGGTGGCACGCTGGGCCGCTATGCCGTCAAGGACCTGAAGGGCAAGTCGATCGCCGTGGTCGATGACCGCACCGCGTACGGCCAGGGCGTGGCCGACGAGTTCGAAAAGGGTGTCAAGGGCGGCGGCGGCAAGGTGGTTGCACGTGAGTTCACCAACGACAAGGCGACCGACTTCACCGCGATCTTGACCACCCTGAAGGCCAAGAAGCCTGACGTGATCTTCTTCGGCGGCATGGACGCGGTGGCAGGCCCGATGATTCGTCAGGCCAAGCAACTGGGCATCAAGGCCAAGTTCATGGGGGGCGATGGCATCTGCACGGGTGAATTGCCGAAGCTGGCAGGTGGCGCGATGGAAGACAGCCAGGTCGTCTGTGCTGAGGCCGGTGGCGTCGAAGGCGAACAGAAGAAGGGCATGGAGGACTTCCGCACGAAGTTCAAGGCCAAGTTCAATGCCGACGTGCAGATCTACGCGCCCTATGTGTACGACGCCGTCAACGTGCTGGTGGCCGCGATGGTCAAGGCCAATTCCTCCGAGCCAGCCAAGTACCTGCCGGTGCTGGCCAAGACCAGTGGCTACAAGGGCGTGACGGGCACCATCAGCTTCGACGAGAAGGGCGACATCAAGAACGGTGCCCTGACCCTCTACACCTACAAGGGTGAGAAGCGCGAGCAACTCGCGGTCGTGCGCTGA
- the lptF gene encoding LPS export ABC transporter permease LptF → MLFDSSLRKELSRSFGGTVVVVVTIVVTMMLIRTLGQAAGGRVSPQDVALMLGYVMLGHLPTVLSLSIFVAVVSTLTRQHRDSEMAIWFSSGQSLWRFLRPVLRFAAPILLLIAAMVLSVWPWANQNIASLRERYEQRSDLSRVAPGQFQTSRSGQRVFFIDKEAPQEGTGRNIFILDQREDRESVTTAQAGSIEVTSDNARQLTLRHGARTDLDLDGGTRTISRFDSYQVRLNEARSSALDAPPPKARSSLELLAQRSREGDSELAYRFGQVAAAINLVLLGLGLVSGDVRRANSWSMLYALLSFVVYFNLLNLSQAWVAGGRLSLGTALLAVHGSIAVLALVQLWWRARGVARPLLWRTAAPR, encoded by the coding sequence ATGTTATTCGATTCCTCTTTGCGCAAGGAGCTGTCCCGCAGTTTCGGCGGCACCGTCGTGGTGGTCGTGACGATCGTCGTGACGATGATGCTCATCCGCACCCTCGGCCAGGCGGCGGGCGGGCGCGTGTCGCCGCAGGACGTGGCCCTGATGCTGGGCTACGTCATGCTCGGCCACCTGCCCACGGTGCTCAGCCTCTCGATCTTCGTGGCGGTGGTCTCCACGCTCACGCGCCAGCACCGTGACAGCGAGATGGCGATCTGGTTCAGCAGCGGCCAGTCGCTGTGGCGGTTCCTGCGCCCGGTGCTGCGCTTCGCGGCGCCCATCCTGCTGCTGATCGCTGCGATGGTGCTCTCCGTGTGGCCCTGGGCGAACCAGAACATCGCCAGCCTGCGGGAGCGCTACGAGCAGCGCTCCGATCTGTCGCGCGTCGCCCCCGGGCAATTCCAGACCTCACGCAGCGGCCAGCGCGTCTTCTTCATCGACAAGGAGGCACCGCAGGAGGGCACCGGGCGCAACATCTTCATCCTCGACCAGCGCGAGGACCGCGAGTCCGTCACCACCGCACAGGCCGGCAGCATCGAGGTGACCAGCGACAACGCCCGCCAGCTGACGCTGCGCCACGGTGCGCGCACCGACCTGGACCTGGACGGCGGCACGCGCACCATCTCCCGTTTCGACAGCTACCAGGTGCGCCTGAACGAGGCACGCAGCAGCGCGCTCGACGCCCCGCCCCCCAAGGCGCGCAGCTCGCTGGAGCTGCTGGCGCAGCGCAGCCGCGAGGGCGACAGCGAACTGGCCTACCGCTTCGGCCAGGTGGCTGCGGCCATCAACCTCGTCCTCCTGGGGCTCGGCCTGGTGTCGGGTGACGTGCGCCGGGCCAACTCCTGGTCCATGTTGTACGCCCTGCTGAGCTTCGTGGTGTATTTCAACCTGCTCAACCTCAGCCAGGCCTGGGTCGCCGGTGGCCGCCTCAGCCTGGGCACGGCGCTGCTGGCCGTGCACGGCAGCATCGCGGTGCTGGCGCTGGTGCAGCTGTGGTGGCGTGCCCGGGGCGTGGCACGCCCGCTGCTGTGGCGCACGGCCGCACCGCGCTGA
- a CDS encoding EAL domain-containing protein encodes MSLMRQVWLLVLSVIVLACSGSVVVSVWSARSYLENQLALKNSDNAQVLALSLSQQGGEPALLELALAAQFDTGAYRSIRLRRADGQVQIERVAPAVPPHAPAWFVSLVPIESHPGVAQVSSGWNALGSVEVVSQPVFAYADLWRSAQHTGAWMLLLGLGALGVSTWVVRRLRRALGAVVEQAEALTQRRFVRVPEPAAPELRRVARAMNVMVERVHRQFTEQADEVAHLRQQAHFDPLTGVSHRSHFLARLSTELSSEDGMATGRLLLVRALHLTEVNQRLGHARTDEALQQLAKLLSEPVGASVPVVVGRLNGADFAAILPVVGGAAAGLEAFTGQLREGLAPFEGLAVALSVVIWHHGEEVAAVLSRADATLAAAEAQGDYACQLSDQSDPEQGEPGGEDSWRRGIQAALQQQRVQLLEFPVVDRQGRLLHQECPLRIQLKEGGPFVAAAHWLPLALRTGMTAQVDELAVLLGLAAIERDGQPRSINLSPHSLHASGFVGRLRRHLAEHAGAARRLSVELDESALLISPATVGDLCRQLRPFGTRVGLEHAGERLASLRPLLESGLDFVKLMSSMGRGLSGDERRTALLRGTAQMLHGLGLATYLEGVTELSDLPDVWTAGVDGATGPAVKVR; translated from the coding sequence ATGAGCCTGATGCGGCAGGTGTGGCTGCTGGTGCTGAGCGTGATCGTGCTGGCCTGCAGTGGCAGCGTGGTGGTTTCGGTATGGAGTGCCCGCTCCTACCTGGAGAACCAGTTGGCGCTCAAGAACAGCGACAACGCCCAGGTGCTGGCGCTGAGCCTGTCGCAGCAGGGGGGCGAGCCGGCCTTGTTGGAGCTGGCGTTGGCGGCGCAGTTCGATACGGGGGCCTATCGCTCGATCCGGCTGCGGCGGGCCGATGGGCAGGTGCAGATCGAGCGGGTGGCGCCGGCCGTGCCGCCGCACGCGCCGGCCTGGTTCGTGAGCCTCGTGCCCATCGAGTCCCATCCGGGCGTTGCGCAGGTGTCGAGTGGCTGGAATGCACTGGGGTCGGTCGAGGTGGTGAGCCAGCCCGTCTTTGCCTACGCCGACCTGTGGCGCAGTGCCCAGCACACCGGTGCGTGGATGCTGCTGCTGGGCCTGGGTGCGTTGGGGGTGAGCACCTGGGTGGTGAGGCGCCTGCGCCGAGCGCTTGGGGCGGTGGTCGAGCAGGCCGAGGCACTCACGCAGCGCCGCTTCGTGCGTGTGCCTGAGCCGGCCGCGCCTGAGCTGAGGCGGGTGGCCCGCGCGATGAACGTGATGGTCGAGCGGGTGCACCGTCAGTTCACGGAACAGGCCGATGAGGTGGCGCACCTGCGGCAGCAGGCGCACTTCGATCCGCTGACCGGGGTGTCGCACCGTTCGCATTTCCTGGCGCGTTTGTCGACTGAGCTGTCCAGTGAAGACGGCATGGCCACTGGACGCCTGTTGCTGGTACGCGCGCTGCACCTGACCGAAGTGAATCAGCGCCTGGGCCACGCCCGTACCGACGAGGCGCTCCAGCAACTGGCCAAGCTATTGAGCGAGCCGGTAGGGGCGTCCGTCCCGGTGGTGGTGGGGCGTCTGAATGGCGCTGACTTTGCCGCCATCTTGCCCGTGGTTGGTGGCGCCGCGGCTGGGTTGGAGGCCTTCACGGGACAGCTTCGCGAGGGACTGGCGCCCTTTGAAGGGCTCGCGGTCGCCCTCTCGGTGGTGATTTGGCATCACGGCGAGGAAGTCGCGGCGGTGCTGTCGCGTGCGGACGCCACCCTGGCCGCCGCGGAGGCCCAGGGTGACTACGCCTGCCAACTGTCGGATCAGTCGGACCCTGAGCAGGGCGAGCCGGGTGGGGAGGACAGTTGGCGCCGCGGTATCCAGGCTGCCCTGCAGCAGCAGCGCGTGCAGTTGCTCGAGTTCCCGGTGGTGGACCGGCAGGGGCGCTTGTTGCACCAGGAATGTCCCCTTCGCATCCAGTTGAAGGAAGGTGGACCCTTCGTGGCGGCGGCCCATTGGCTGCCGTTGGCGTTGCGCACCGGCATGACTGCCCAGGTCGATGAGTTGGCCGTGCTGCTCGGACTCGCGGCGATCGAACGTGACGGTCAGCCGCGCAGCATCAACCTGTCACCTCACTCACTGCATGCCAGTGGCTTCGTCGGCCGCCTGCGCCGTCATTTGGCCGAGCATGCTGGCGCGGCGCGGCGCCTGTCGGTCGAACTCGACGAATCGGCGCTGCTGATCAGCCCGGCGACCGTGGGTGATCTGTGCCGTCAATTGCGACCCTTTGGCACGCGGGTGGGCCTGGAGCACGCGGGCGAACGCCTCGCCAGCCTGCGGCCTTTGCTGGAGAGTGGACTGGACTTCGTCAAGCTGATGTCCAGCATGGGCCGCGGCCTGTCCGGTGACGAACGTCGCACAGCACTGCTGCGCGGCACCGCGCAGATGTTGCATGGCCTGGGCCTGGCCACCTATCTGGAAGGCGTGACCGAGCTGTCGGACCTGCCCGACGTCTGGACGGCAGGGGTCGATGGCGCAACGGGACCAGCGGTCAAGGTGCGTTGA
- a CDS encoding TolC family outer membrane protein codes for MKQTSKHLVGLIALACQVAIAQPVDPLKDAAQRAITTNPEVTARLNAFRAASDEVDVARGAYYPRVDLSAEASRTRDRIATRTPEDQSMNSTGVALTATQLLWDGLSTQSQVDRLGHARLVRYFEFIDASEQTALESVRAYADVARVRRLVKLAEENYVQHKQVAEQIQSRFKAGVGRGVDVEQANARLALAESNLTTEAANLHDVTERYRRIVGSMPAGELPMAANLDRGLPGAQAAALEMVAKRNATVAAAVENFRSAQSQARERDGAFHPRVEAKVRAGAGNNLDGVADQKRDTSAGLYLNWNLFNGGADSARVRQSANLLNQMADARDKACRDSRQTAAIAFNDVRKLGEQLGYLERHVSSAEKARDAYRQQFDIGQRSLLDVLNAENEVYSAKRAEVIARHDLVTAKARSHASASSLVAALGLTRAGNAQDDIAEGRYWQAGDDAAARCPLSATDISLTSKGELDERARQQLGAVPAPAPAATTAPVSTQTTAAAPTPAPGKAAVPLTTPVSQRLLDWATAWSTKDVTRYLSFYDASFKPAGTARSKWFANRTKLLKKEGPIELKISNVQRRTVSANTVETRFEQLYASKDFKDKSQKTLVWKRVGSEWYIVKESSR; via the coding sequence ATGAAGCAGACTTCCAAGCATCTCGTCGGACTGATTGCACTCGCATGCCAGGTGGCCATCGCCCAGCCGGTGGATCCCCTGAAGGATGCCGCCCAGCGTGCCATCACGACGAACCCGGAAGTGACCGCGCGACTCAACGCCTTCAGGGCAGCCAGCGACGAAGTCGACGTGGCCCGCGGTGCCTACTATCCGCGCGTGGACCTGTCGGCCGAGGCCAGCCGCACACGCGACCGCATTGCCACGCGCACGCCTGAAGACCAGTCGATGAACTCCACCGGCGTGGCGCTGACGGCCACGCAGTTGCTCTGGGACGGCCTGTCCACGCAGAGCCAGGTGGACCGCCTGGGGCATGCACGCTTGGTCCGGTATTTCGAGTTCATCGACGCCAGCGAACAGACCGCCCTGGAAAGCGTGCGGGCCTATGCCGACGTTGCTCGTGTACGACGGCTGGTGAAACTGGCCGAAGAAAATTACGTGCAGCACAAGCAGGTGGCGGAACAGATTCAGTCCCGCTTCAAGGCAGGCGTGGGTCGAGGCGTCGATGTCGAACAAGCCAATGCACGGCTGGCACTGGCCGAATCCAATCTCACCACCGAAGCCGCCAACCTGCACGACGTCACCGAAAGGTATCGCCGCATCGTTGGCAGCATGCCTGCGGGCGAGTTGCCCATGGCAGCCAATCTCGATCGAGGCCTGCCGGGCGCACAGGCCGCAGCCCTGGAGATGGTGGCCAAGCGCAATGCGACGGTCGCCGCGGCTGTGGAGAATTTCCGGTCGGCACAATCTCAGGCACGTGAACGGGACGGCGCCTTCCACCCCCGCGTGGAAGCCAAGGTACGGGCCGGCGCTGGCAACAACCTGGATGGCGTGGCCGACCAGAAGCGCGATACCTCGGCAGGTCTGTATCTGAACTGGAACCTCTTCAACGGCGGCGCAGACAGTGCACGCGTCCGCCAATCGGCGAACCTGCTCAACCAGATGGCCGACGCCCGCGACAAGGCCTGCCGCGACAGCCGCCAGACGGCGGCGATCGCCTTCAACGACGTGCGCAAGCTCGGCGAACAACTGGGCTACCTGGAGCGCCATGTGAGTTCGGCGGAAAAGGCCCGGGACGCCTATCGCCAGCAATTCGACATCGGACAACGCAGCCTCCTGGATGTCCTGAACGCCGAGAACGAGGTCTACAGCGCCAAGCGCGCCGAAGTGATCGCACGACATGATCTGGTGACTGCCAAGGCCCGCAGCCACGCGTCGGCCAGCAGTCTGGTTGCGGCACTGGGCCTCACCCGTGCCGGCAATGCGCAGGACGACATCGCCGAAGGCCGTTACTGGCAGGCAGGTGACGATGCCGCGGCGCGTTGCCCACTCAGCGCCACCGACATCAGCCTGACATCCAAGGGCGAGCTGGACGAGCGGGCTCGTCAGCAGCTGGGCGCAGTGCCCGCCCCCGCTCCCGCAGCAACGACCGCTCCGGTCAGCACGCAAACCACAGCGGCAGCACCGACGCCCGCGCCAGGCAAGGCCGCCGTTCCGCTGACCACCCCGGTGTCACAGCGTCTGCTCGACTGGGCAACCGCCTGGTCAACCAAGGACGTCACCCGCTACCTGAGTTTCTACGATGCCAGCTTCAAGCCCGCCGGCACCGCTCGGAGCAAGTGGTTTGCCAATCGCACCAAGCTGCTCAAGAAGGAAGGACCGATCGAACTGAAGATCTCGAACGTCCAGCGCCGGACCGTTTCTGCCAACACGGTTGAAACCCGGTTCGAACAACTCTATGCCTCGAAGGACTTCAAGGACAAGAGCCAGAAGACCCTGGTGTGGAAGCGCGTGGGCAGCGAGTGGTATATCGTCAAGGAAAGCAGCCGCTGA
- the lptG gene encoding LPS export ABC transporter permease LptG, whose amino-acid sequence MRTVRRLLYREILGATGFVAAAFLGLFFFFDLVDEVDRIGRNGYSVGRALLVCLMQVPGHVYELLPIALLIGAIYALARLAQSSEFTILRTGGLGPRRALVLLTALGLGFVAFTFVIGDVVAPWFERQATLMQATRNGHLNVARGGAWLRDSVRGPDGERRFTVNIGEAHSDGEVAQVRIFEFGPRGELLTRTSAARATVGNDGVWTLEEVQISHWAPDATPRLDADQRLVRHTWQSSLNRSVLAAAVLPLGTMSTAALWRYMTHLADHEQAAQRYEIQFWKRALYPFACLVMLALALPFAYLHGRSGGISLKVFGGIMLGISFVLLNNVMGHLGLLQNWTPWVAASVPSAIYLLLSLGAFSWLVRYR is encoded by the coding sequence ATGCGCACCGTCCGCCGCCTGCTGTACCGGGAGATCCTCGGCGCCACCGGTTTCGTGGCCGCCGCCTTCCTCGGCCTGTTCTTCTTCTTCGACCTCGTGGACGAGGTCGACCGCATCGGCCGCAACGGCTACAGCGTCGGCCGCGCGCTGCTGGTGTGCCTGATGCAGGTGCCCGGCCACGTCTACGAGCTGCTGCCCATCGCGCTGCTGATCGGGGCGATCTACGCCCTGGCGAGGCTGGCCCAGTCGTCGGAGTTCACGATCCTGCGCACCGGCGGGCTCGGCCCGCGGCGCGCGCTGGTGCTGCTGACCGCACTGGGGCTGGGCTTCGTAGCCTTCACCTTCGTCATCGGCGACGTCGTGGCCCCCTGGTTCGAGCGCCAGGCCACGCTGATGCAGGCCACGCGCAACGGGCACCTCAACGTCGCGCGCGGCGGGGCGTGGCTGCGCGACAGCGTGCGCGGGCCGGACGGCGAACGGCGCTTCACCGTCAACATCGGCGAGGCGCACTCGGACGGCGAGGTGGCGCAGGTGCGCATCTTCGAATTCGGCCCGCGCGGCGAGCTGCTCACGCGCACCTCGGCCGCGCGCGCCACGGTGGGCAACGACGGCGTGTGGACGCTGGAGGAGGTGCAGATCTCGCACTGGGCTCCCGATGCCACGCCCCGGCTGGACGCCGACCAGCGCCTGGTGCGCCACACCTGGCAATCCAGCCTGAACCGCTCGGTGCTGGCCGCCGCGGTGCTGCCGCTGGGCACCATGTCCACCGCGGCGCTGTGGCGCTACATGACGCACCTGGCCGACCACGAGCAGGCCGCGCAGCGCTACGAGATCCAGTTTTGGAAGCGCGCGCTCTACCCCTTCGCCTGCCTGGTGATGCTGGCACTGGCGCTGCCCTTTGCCTACCTGCACGGGCGCAGCGGCGGCATCAGCCTGAAGGTCTTCGGCGGCATCATGCTGGGCATCAGCTTCGTGCTGCTCAACAATGTGATGGGGCATCTGGGCCTGCTGCAGAACTGGACCCCCTGGGTGGCCGCGAGCGTGCCCAGTGCAATCTACCTGCTGCTGTCGCTGGGCGCCTTCAGCTGGCTGGTGCGCTACCGCTGA